A genomic region of Trueperaceae bacterium contains the following coding sequences:
- a CDS encoding DinB family protein: protein MDSPIRSPFLIESLPGYSPTIGHLVAMMNYARSTTLEAVAGLSPAELDFLLDGEANSIGMLLEHMIWVERGYQANTFGWAIEGEEVERWRLGSDLGEEGRKQIRGFDLDHYLERLKAIRDRTLAEFAKRDDAWLFEEGEWWGGNVCNNYFKWFHVFEDEINHRGQIRIIRKRLPG from the coding sequence ATGGACAGTCCCATCCGCAGCCCGTTCCTCATCGAGTCGCTACCCGGCTATTCGCCAACCATAGGTCACCTGGTCGCGATGATGAACTACGCCAGGTCGACTACCCTGGAGGCCGTAGCCGGCCTGAGTCCCGCAGAGCTCGACTTCCTCCTTGATGGTGAGGCCAACAGCATAGGCATGCTGCTCGAGCACATGATCTGGGTCGAGCGAGGCTACCAGGCGAACACCTTCGGCTGGGCGATCGAAGGGGAGGAGGTGGAGCGCTGGCGACTGGGCAGCGACCTGGGCGAGGAGGGGAGGAAGCAGATTCGCGGTTTCGATCTCGACCACTACCTCGAGAGGCTCAAGGCGATTCGCGACCGCACGTTGGCGGAGTTCGCGAAGCGCGACGACGCGTGGCTCTTCGAGGAGGGCGAGTGGTGGGGCGGCAACGTATGTAACAACTACTTCAAGTGGTTCCACGTCTTCGAGGACGAGATCAACCACCGAGGGCAGATCCGTATCATCAGGAAGCGGCTGCCAGGGTAG